The DNA region TACCATTGCGCCGGGATTTTGATGCGTCACAGCTTCGCGGTTTGGCAAGAAAGACCAAAGACGGACCTCAGGCTCGCCGGTTTTTGGCACTCGCAGCGATCTACGATGGGACAACACGCACTGAGGCGGCGAAGATCGGCGGTGTCGGGCTTCAGATCATCCGGGATTGGGTGTTGCGCTTCAACGCCCGCGGTCCTGACGGTCTCCTGGATGGCAAGTCGCCGGGACAGCCGTCCAAGCTCAACGACACTCAGCGGCAGGCCATCGCCCGCATGATCGAGAGTGGCCCGATCCCGGCGGTGCACGGCGTGGTGCGCTGGCGGCTGATCGATCTGTCGCAATGGATTTTCGAGGAATTCCGCATCACGATCGCAAAGCAGACGCTCAGCCGGGAGCTGCGAGCCATGGGCTACCGCAAACTCTCGGCCCGACCGCGTCACCATGCGCAAGTGGAGGGCGCGATCGAAGATTTTAAAAAAGCTTTCCCGCGCGCCTGGAGGCCATTGCGCGCAAGAAGGCGCTTGACTGCGACAAGATAGAAATCTGGTTCGCCGACGAGGCCCGCATCGGTCAGAAGAACAAGATCACCCGCCGCTGGGCCAAGCGCGGCACCCGTCCAAGCGCACCTCGTGACCAACGGACCGCTTCCACCTACATCTTCGGTGCAGTGTGCCCGAAGCAGGGCAAGGGTGCAGCCCTGATCATGCCGGGCTGCAACACCGAGGCGATGAACTTGCACCTCGCCGAGATCGCCGCAACCGTCGCGCCCGCTGCCCACGCCGTCCTCCTGGTCGACCAAGCCGGCTGGCACTTGTCCACGCGTCTCCTCGTGCCGGCCAACATCACCATCATTCTGCTGCCGCCGAAGTGCCCCGAGCTCAACCCGGTTGAAAATGTCTGGCAGTTCATGCGTGACAACTGGCTCTCAAACCGAGTCTTCAAATCCTACGACGATCTCGTCGACCACTGTTGTGCGGCATGGAACACGCTCGTCGATCAGCCCTGGCGCATCATGTCCATCGGACTGCGCCAATGGGCCCACGGGTTCTGATCAATGGGACTCGGTAGAAGGCCTCCCTCGAGCAAATTGCACGATGCCTGGATTCGTCGCAGCGCAACCGCCGGGCGTTCACACCCCGTCTTGTTTAACATCGCCACCACTAGCGATCGGTAAGGGGCTGCCGCTGATCGGTTTTTCCGCCATCTTTTAGAAGTCGCAGCACGGTTCTCGGCCGCTCGCTGTCGAGGCCCGCGCGTCGTGGCTCACGCCGGCGAGTGACACACCGCCTCGACATTGTGCCCGTCGGGATCAAGCACGAAGGCGCCGTAATAGCTCGGATGATAATGCGCTCGCACCCCCGGCGCGCCGTTGTCCGTGCCGCCGGCCGCTAGCGCTGCGCGGTAGAAGGCGTCGACCGTTGCGCGATTGTCGGCGGCGAGCGCCACGTGCAGGACGCCCTTGAGCCCGCCTTCACCGCCGATCCAAAAATCGGGCTTGCCGTTTTTGCCAAATCCACAGGCCGGGCTTCCGCTTTCGGTCTCTGCGATCTCCATGATCAACGTGTA from Candidatus Saccharimonadia bacterium includes:
- a CDS encoding VOC family protein, translating into MIDHIGFPVSDYPRSKSFYQKALAPLGYTLIMEIAETESGSPACGFGKNGKPDFWIGGEGGLKGVLHVALAADNRATVDAFYRAALAAGGTDNGAPGVRAHYHPSYYGAFVLDPDGHNVEAVCHSPA